In Acropora muricata isolate sample 2 chromosome 13, ASM3666990v1, whole genome shotgun sequence, the DNA window tgatgatttttttcataacagcaagagaaagaaaaagcctctCCACGTgccatttgtaaaaaaaaattcaaccatCTGGATCGTGTGCAATTTTCTCTTTTAGATCACTCGAAAACCCTCGTTTTTAGTGgtcatcaaaatagaaattctttttaaataatATACACTCGTGTGCACACATCAGTTGTACCTATTCCTCGCATGGCAAAAAAACTATACTTCTATAAAGTTCCTGCTCTTGTTACGTCACGTTCACCTCCAAAATGACCTCGGCGAGTTCTAGCGTTACAACGACACGGCGACGAACGTCGAGTTCTTCCCGTGTAGTGGCTTCGATGACGGCTTCCAGAGCTGCGGCGACGTATTTTGACAAAATAGAACGGTACGAGCTTCAAGAAACACCAGCATGCACTTTGAGTGACTGGCTCCTTTCTACGGAAGACACGAAGATTTCTGTCGAACCTCCGCAAGGCCTTATTGCAGGAATTCAAATTCAACAACTTTTTACTTCTGATCCCCGAGGAGGAAGGCATCGAACCCTTAGAATTACAAGAAATGCATCAGATTGTACGTGAATCGGTGATTGGAATTTACATTTGAATCAAACGCCTTCCATAGCTTTAGAAGCGAATTATGATTGTAGTACATCTTGTCAGAATCCGCCTGCTTACTTCGACACTCGGATCGGCCAGATACTCTCCGATGTCGATTACATGATGAAGAGCTTATGGCACGGGGCTTACTTCCCAAAGGACAAGAGAACTAAATTTGCCGAACGTTGGAGGCAGGTAGTAAATCTAAACACTGCAACTGGAGAGCGATAAACTCGAAGGAGCTTACAACTTGTTTGGACCGAGGCAGGTATTCTTGATTTGGCTAAAGATCCTGAGCTCACTCAAGCTTATGATGCCATCCCAGATGAGAACAAAGACGATCCAGTCGCCACAGAAGAAAGAGACATTTCATGAAGCATGTTGACGaagtagcactgaaacttactTTGTTCCAGAACACTGTCAATCAACATCAAAATATGTTTTTGACAGATGCCAGGTATCATATTTCGAGTGTAGTGAGGTCAGATAAGATTGATCTTCACAGTTATGAAAAACTGCAGAGAAGACTTGGAGCACATCAGGAGTTTATCTGAAACACATTGCTGTTGAAGCCGGAGGTAAAGCGACAGCTGTGCCTACTGAAATGTATCAGCTTCACGGTGCCATTTCTGATTGCCTTCAAGAAACGCTGTAAGGTACCTGATATCAACAAACTGCTCCCAGCATTTACTTTTGAAGAGTGTAAAACTGAGCGTGAGTTCCCTCCGTTGATTCTAAGACCAGAATTCAAGTGTGAGAATTTTGATCACTCAGAGAAATACTTTCACTTGCATGGTGGAATTTCAATCAACCGTGTAACTCCACCCGCCGAAAAAATCACTCCTGCAGTTGTTGCAGAGCGTGAAAATCTGGAATACATAGGTTCGGACGCATACAACAAAATCATGAGCTCAGACACTGTAATATTAGAAAGTTATCCAATGGCTGCCATTGAAATTGATGGTAAAAGTTATTTTGTCCTCAGCATTCATTTGGAGACCTTCTATCCTGTTTCGCCAAAGCACCCACTGCGGATCCATGCACATTATGATGAGATTGTAAAACTCAAACCAAAGCGGCTTCCAGTAGATAAGCTACAAATTCATGAGCAGTTCAAGAAGAGGTATGGTTATCAAAGAACCGTGAAACTCAAACAAATCCCTGCTGAACTCCAGGCCAGTGCTCAGAGAGATCTGGTTTCAATATTTCACACCATGACGCGAAGATTGCCGCCATCACGTCTGACAACTCAGGACTCATCTGGTCTGTCTCTCATTCACCATGCTGCCATGTTTAATAGGCCGCAGATCATCACAATGTTGGTTGTCATGGGTTTTGACGTTAATGTAAGACTTTACAACAACATTTCCTCGCAGGGTGTGAGTCCATTGCATCTTACTGCTAGGTGTGGTGCACTGGATAGCCTTGTTTGTTTAGTGACATACAAAGCTGATGTGATGATGTTTTGACAGTCAGGGATGGGTACCTGTTCATTACGCTGCTTTCTTCAACCATGTTGATTGCCTTATGCACTTAATTCACCGTGAACCCAAGTTGCTGGAGCTCAAGGCTAAGGATGATTTGGAGTCGACGATTCTTTTGGCACCTTCAAGTGGTGCTCTTGATTCAGTCAAATGTCTGATTGAGCTTTGCGTGCAGTATACTTCTATAGACTAGGAAGGTAATGGAGCAATACACCTTGCTGCACTCCACTCTCACACTAACACACTGGAATACTTCATCAGTTGGAACAATGATGAGGTTCCAGTATGGGACCTTCTTGTTGGGATGCTGAAGTCTGATGACGTCAAGAGGAAGCACAGTGCCGTTAAATGTCTTGAAGTTCTGTCCTTAGCATTAGAAAACAACTGGAAGTCTATCCTTTATGCAGGAGGGGTTCCTGCACTTGTTGATCTTCTCAGACTTGAGAATGCAGAGCTGCAATCTCTTGCAGGATCTGTTCTGTGTAACATTGGAAGCCATGCTGAGGTTCGAGCAGAGGTGTCAAAAGCTGATGCTATCCCTGTTGTTGTCAGCCTTCTGCGTTCACCTGTGGCCTTGATTCACTCTCTAGCAGCTGTCATCCTTGGTGATCTAGCTTGTTTGGATGTTAACCAGGGAAAGATTTCCGAAGAAGGTAAAGAAAGCTGACTAGAGATAAACTATTGTTAAACATACACAGTATAATATGTCAGTGTAACAAAATTTAGTGCATATCAGCTGTGGGGTAACTTCACAGTTTTATTCAAATGCCACAATTTCCTTAAAAAATTGAAACCATTTCGAGGCTGGTTTATTGTATTTGAACAGGATTTGCCCTTCGAAATTAGAGAACCCACCAAAATAGCTGGGGATCATATCCCCCTGGCTTATAGACACTGATTTTTCAATCAAAAACTTCCTTAGAatcacaacaaaaataaaagcaacaatgcATTAATTGGTATAATCATACAGAAAATTACCCTCAGTTGTGTGTTTCTATGATTTAAATATCTATTCCCACCACAAGTGAAATCATTGAAAATTAACTAAATAAAGTATAAAGCTAAACTGCAATTTCCAGAGTGGTTTTTGAAGGGGTTGGGATCAAGAAGTCTTTAGGAAGTagggaatgttttttttttttttcagaacatCACATTtaagtttaatttatttttggtaATATGCAGTTAAAGTATACATGTTTAGTATACTAAATTATTTTTCGGTTGTTGGTCAGTGTGGCCATTCAAATGAACGCAAGTGGTTCTGTCTTCTTTTCAAAATTCTAAACAATTTCCTATTTAGTTGCTGTTTAGGTTCTCTGGAAGCGCTCCTCGTAAATCTGCCGTCGCCGAACGAAGAAGTTCGTAGCAGCGTCGCTGTTGCACTTGGTTACCTTTCTTTTGATCGCACTGCTTCCCGGCTGATGTTGCAAGCGTGCAGGAACACTCCAGAGTTGTGGATAACCCTGGTAACGGGAAAATATCTATGGAGTTCATGGACGAGAGGAGGCAGACTAAGATCGAGGGACTGCCTTCAGCCAGGTCTTTCTAATCTATAGCTTAGTCTTAACTGCTCTGCTATTACAAGTCTACAAGTCTCTACAAGGTGAGTGGACAACAAACGTGTCcactttacattattatttcagaTTTTGTGGTATGAGGTCGGACGTCAGCATGTAAAGGCGCTCCAGGCTGCCGCTATCAGTCCATATttgacctcacccaccccacccatacccttgcaaaggacagccacaacaccgggaacttcatgccctactctccTACTCTATTAGCTGTTGGGATAACGagtttagtttaattttgaGTTCAGGTTGTAATGTGAAGTCTGTGTCGAGCCATAGTGCTTGCCGGAGATTATCCCAGTTTTTGTCTCCCCCTGGAAGGGATGGCAGTCAATCGCAAGGCTAGCCCCGTTCCTTGCAAGCCTAAAATTCACTTGTAACCATTTATGCACCTGGGTGGTGAGATACACTCTAAGAGTAAcctttattgctttttttttaacagcctTGAAATTCACGGGGGTCCTGCGGTACCGCAGAGGCTACCCCCTGAAGAAAGTAAGTGTGCACTTCTCATTCGACAGGGCTCGATAAAAATTGTGCtaagagtttctttttttttacttttcggCTAGAACGTTTTTAAGCCGTTTCTCTAGGCCTTCAGTGACACGGTAAAGAGCTAGAAGACGTAAGCCACCCCCCTCCTCCCCGCTCCCTTGTCTTTTCGATAATTGAGCTTACCTACTAACATGACATTTCtttcttaacttgttttttattgcttttttccaCTTTGACCGCTATATTGAAAAAATATAACAGTCATTAGTTTTTACTTCACTATCTTTAGCTGTATTTCCTAAGTGAGTTTTAACATTTGAGTAACAGACGGCGACGGATTACTTCCATTAACAACGAATTTGTATTTTACCTACGAAGCTTAAGATACTGTAAAAAATCATTTAGTTAGTTTCTCACTGTCGAAACTATCCTGAAACTAAATatggaaaacaaatttgaattcgaaattgaaatttaaaaaataaccTGTCATCGTTTACATCCTTCACACAAGGCAAAATTTGGTCATTTCGCGTTGCTGTTTTGTAGCGGACGGCAAAGTAATGTACCAAGAGTTATAACTGACGCGCACAGCCATGGTTCGCGTATTTGACCTTGTTtgtcgaaaattaaaacttgCGCTGCCATTGGTTCCTAATTAGATTGAACACACAAACAGCTGCTTGCTTTCTTCCACAGCGCCAGACTCATCTAAGAATGCAGTTTGCTGACAATAATACCCTCCACCTAtaagaatttttcatttgtgtcTTTACGTTGTGAATTTGGCACGTGCACCAGTGTGTTAAAATTTCCTCGCACCCACTCTGCGCATCTCaaattggttttcttttgatgtttttgtttaatttacttcttctttcctttccttcctCTTCTTGGAAAGATTCTCGCTCGGACTGAGTCGAAAATTGGTTGTAGTACTAGCTGGTTTTTAGCTGGTACTAACgcttaatttttattactttttgtcGGTGTGACACATCCCCTCTCTTCTTGTCTCTTCAGGAAAGCGCCGACCTCGCACAACGCAAAGCACGCCTTCCACACGACACTTCCGCCGCCAAGACATGAAGAGAGTGGCTTCTGCACCAATTGTTGTTAACAGCTACCGTTACCAAGTAAAGGCGGGAATTGTCCGAGCTATGTTACCACGCACTGAGTCGTCAAACTTGAGAAGCGCCTTTGGAGCTGCGGAGATGTGGAGATCTAAGTTACTGCCTTCACGGCCCACGCTAGAAAGGAGACTAACCGGTAAACATTCGTAACTTCATCCGGGAATGCATAAGCCCTAAGAGCAGGTGCCTTGGTTGGCAAACTGGCCCTGTAAGATGTTACGAAGCGTTTCCGAGCACTTGCCACCGCTTTTATATCAGTTGTTGCATAGCATATCCTGTCAAAACTATTGGGAAGTCTCGGAGACTGGTTGTAAGAGAATATGTTTCAAAGTAACGTATCTACACAGAATTCATGGAACGGTTTTTAAAAACCTTAAATGGTGCAATTTCTTAAGATTGTGAAGACCACAACCGAAACTCTCGAAGCATAAAAATAAATTCCAAAAAGCAAAAGTGTCCAGTTGTGTTTCAGCATTAACAAAATATGCTAACAGTGGGGTCCTTTTACTGTAACAGCTTCAGGCAATTACAGCCTAGACATCTACCGGCCTTCGATTCATCGTCTTTATCCGGGGTCCAATTTATTTACGACCCAGAACTTAAAACTGCATGATGCCCTATGTCCACGTCTTTGATCAACCTATATTTTGCATTCGGTAAAAATAATTAAGCTCACAGAACTTTGTAGCGATCAAATGGAAATCAGCATCCGTAAGAGGGCACCACTGTAAGAAGAGCATGGCTGGTCTGTCCACactgaatttcatttaaaaGGTGGACGGTTCTCTAATTCAGACGATAAGATCTGGTTCCGAACTTACAGCAGACGCACCACTGTCACAATCTTTTCACTGGGAGAGACTTAAAAACAGTAGATAGAGATTGGATGCGACAGCATATTCTTTATTCTGAAATAAGAAGAAAGTAAATTATAGCGAAGTACACTCAATGGAGTTGATTATAACTTGCTCAGAACAAAGCTTTCGCTCTTAGCTAAACAAGAAGATATTTCTGCATGAGAACATCGTTGAAAAAATCATGATTACGCTCTTTGAAGAAAACACATGCTTGGTTTACACTGAAATCAATAACTTACGAAAGCTTTTCGCAAAATGGCAGGTTTTGGCCTCTCGCTACATTGGGGATATTCGTTTCGACTTTTCTACCGACACCACATGAATAACGCTTATGAAAAAATTACAAGCTTCCGATATCAGACCGCTAGTCAAAGTCAACCTTAATTAAGTAGAAATTCACTTTGATCTGTTTAGGTATATATGATAGCGTGAAGAGTGAAAGTTTATTATCGAACTCGAGATAATAAGTTCTCAGTTCGATCTTACTGGAGTTCTTTATATAGTGCAATGAGCTTGGCAGACTCCTTTTTTAAACTTTCGGATGACTTGCGGAACTCCTGGGCTAATTGGCTGCCCTTTTTTATCTTCTGGGCGCCTGTAGCGACATCCCAGATGCCGAAGACTATTGCAATACACGCCAACGAACCAGATAGAGCTATCGCAGTCGTTGTTCCAGCAGCAACGATGGTTTTCCCTGGCATTTTGATCCCGGGTGCTGCGAGTTGTGTggcgtttttcgcatattttattCCAGTGTACACAACTTCGCCGATTTTATAGACTTTGGAAGCAACGCCTCCAGCCGCCAGAATCACCTCTTCAGCAGTGTATGCATCTTTAGCCACACCTTCTACTTCGGGTTTTTTCAGAAATTCTTTTGCTTCTTCTAAGATGTTGATATACTCTGTAAGAAATCCGTGCAGACTTAATGTAGCATGGAAGAGAGGTGCTGTGGCtttcttaattttctttgcttcgcTCTTATCCCCGTATAGCCTTACCAGTGAACTGCTCGTCGATGTGACTCCTCCCGCGACGCCCGTGGCAGCTCCCGCGATAGTGAGGCCCAGGCTGGCGCCAGCTGTTATTGGAGACAGAGCAAGACCAGCCACAGCCATCCCCCCACCAACGATCGCTGCACTTCCACCGACTGTTTTTGCTATCCCAGTATCTTTTGCCACCTTGTCCAGCTTGCTGGAACACTCATCCAAGATTTCAAAAGCTCTACGTAGTTTCTCTTCGTAATCGTCAATGCTGTAACCTATGATGACGTCAAGGTAGTTGTCAGCCAGATTTTTCCAAAACTGCGCCTGGTTTAGAGGGTTTGGGTTAGATTGCACGAGCTTGAAGTCGTCCCATACGTTTTCTGGAATAAAGTACCACTTCTGAGACGGCGTATGTTCTTTAGCGACTTGTATGGTGACCGACAGCTCTGTAGCATCGATAACAAGGCCATTCAAGCTGTTCTTGATCGCTCCCTCTTCAACTCGCCACTTTTGATTCAAGCCATCATGAGCATCCCAGGCGTAGCACACACTtcctgctttctttttcttttctttgatatCAGCTACCCAGCCCAGTTTACTGACTAGCCTGCAGTCTTCATCCCATCTCCACAGCTGACTGGGTTTTCCATGCGCTTCAGTCAGGACGAGATTTACGCCTTTTGTGCCTTCGGAAATATCAAGAACTAATCCGTTTTTCTGGCTGGCTATGAAGAAATACTTAACTGAAAGTGCAACGGGCCGACCATCGGCCCAGAGGTTTTCAGGAATAAAATTCCACTTCTGAGTTAAGCTGCCATCTACCTCACACATGGAAACCGGCAAGGTCCTGGCATCAATAACAAGGTCATTTACGTCGCTCTTTATCGCATTGTCTTTAAAATGCCACTTTTGATTGACGTCATCACTTGCTTCCCAGGCGTGGCACACAGTTCCTGCTTCCTTATTCGTGCCTTTCATATCAGCTACCCAGCCCAATTTGCTGACTAGTCTACCCTCTTGATCCCATCTCCAGAGCTGACTGGACTTTCCACGTGCTTCACTAAGGACGAGATCTCCACCTATCGTACCTGTAGAAATATCAAGAACTAACTCGTTTTCTTGGCTTACTATTAAGAAATACTCAGTCGTGTACCAGGTGGCCATCCTTTGTAGAATTGAATTCACagagttgtctttttttttaattttctggaTTCCTTTTCCGTTGATTTGTCTTCCCTGTACAGCACTTTGCTCTGAGTTTAGTTCCCAGTCCAATCCTCTGCAGCAATTTTAAGGTTACTAAAGTCGACGCTGCTTGACTCTGAAATAACAAAACGACGTCGTGAGCAAAAGTGGAGTAATCATAGGCGTACGGGCACCCTTGGacttggggggtgggggggacTTGCGTACTGCCCGCAAAAAATTACACAATGCCCGAAAGCATGTATTGTACAAACGTACTCAAATCGCAAGTAAAAACAAAACCGTTCACAATTCTTACGTCTAGTGAACGTATTATCATAACAAAATTACAGTTGAATCCCTACTTTTCGAACCTCCAAGGGAAACCAAAGTTGGTTGGAAAAATCGGAATTGATCGGATATTTCGGTAACTAAAAGTACAGTGTTCGACTGAGAGGGAAACGACTTTTGTTTCGAGTTATCGGCAGGTTCGAAAATATGAGGGTTCGAGAGATCGGGATTCAACTCTAGTTATTTTGAAACCTCGCATACTCTATGACCTCAATCGACAGCTTCGTAAAATCAAAAACTTATAACTGAAACAGTAAATTCTTCCTCGTACGTGAAgttcaaaaaaatttcaaaacagcTCTTTGTGGAGCCATTCAAAACGGCATTTTTCAGAGCcaccacaaaaacaaaagtctaGGTCTTTGCTTGCTTTGATCCTGTCATTGTTTTGTTGATGGAAGTAGTATCCATCTTGTTGATTTCTACGATACACATGTAAACAATATATGGCTTTTTCCAAACCAAATACCTGGATCCTTAGGTTACTTGACCTTAACTCCGTCTTGACAAGGCAAACGTCAGAGAAAGTAACCTTCAAGTCTAGCTTTGACTACCTTTTAGAGTGTTTTTGCCCGAATCATCAGCGTTTTGCCtgaaaaatctcaaaaatttCTGTGACTAGTTTCATGATAAACTCCGCAGGTATAGCACGCCTTTTCGAAGTAGActttagttttcaaataataaaatgaaggaaaaaagaaacaaacaacaacaacaaaactgaGCCAagcaaaaaaatcatcaaacgCTACAAATGGACCGAAGCCTGGCAGCTGGAGTCTTTTGTGATGCGTGTGTCCAACACGTAAATACATGTAAGTGTAAAAACCGCAAATACGCAGTTAGATCAAAACTGAGACGTTATAATTTAGAAGTTTTTGACGTAATGCCATACTAAAGTAAATATGCATATTTGCCCTCGAAACTTCGCTTCTCCggacaaatatttgtttttttaaagaacatcaaatttccgCAGGGCAACTATCAGACCAATAGCTCATGAATCAAGAAATCCAGCTTTCTCCTACGTATTTTAACAAAGATAAAAAGTAATTCAACCTCGCATATGGATTCCAGTCACAGTTTAGCTTTAAGAAGTAGTTTTTGTGGGGAAAACTGTGGCGAAATCAGTTTTTCTCTGAATGTAGCTTAGCAACAACAACGAAATGCGATTATCGAGCGCCTTTAAACGAAACGGGATCACAGTCAGTGGCTAAGGAAAGGACAACCCTGCTAGAAAACCCCTAGCCCTCTAGACACTAAAAAACACTCATCATATACAATACCATATACAGGAATTCGTGCTACTCAACTATAGTCTGGTCGCTTAGCGGAATGATCGTGACAGcctggacaaaagtgccaaaatttgtACTCATGTAACTTAGGACTAGTTAATCAATTCCAGGATGGGTGCCCAGTCCAAGCCCAAATATCTCACGAAATTGCTGTGGTGGGTTTCCTGTGgtgtaaataacattaaaaagaatttcactatttatgtcaagaaaatagtgcaaaacCCTTTTCTTCTACAACAGGATTAGAaaaattcaaagatttcaaaaggaacaataCTTATTTAATAAGGGTTTGCCCAGTTTAAGGAGGTTTGAAGTACTTCTTATCCAGGCCCCTCAGCCATCCACATGATCCATGATTTGCATACGTCCTTAAAATGCTATAACAGCCTGTTCTCAGACTCAACAAACGATAGTTACAACAACACCAGCCTAcacatttcaaaaaataaaaggcgcaaaaaacggAGAAACTCCTTGGAAAATAGgcgccaaacaaaggaaagggagacaaatgaaaaattccttcccaacctatcaagccatcaacttattgacagccaagtcagcttgtTATCAAGGGGTCTCAAGTTCATTCCAACGCCTGCGACAGACGAAACAAGAATTAAGCAACAGCtgttgcgagattttgaacaattcgCAAGGCGGATGATACTCCTATATATTTATCACGGGCAAAACATAGAACCGCACCCTTTTCATCCCAggttcaacactctgttgcccttgagagctacttggaaaatgtcaagacacaacttgccgagatcaaaataattacacccaaaaacaacctgtcacgcaAAGACGTCAAAGCCGtaaaggagttgaaaaacaatCCTGCTATgaacctcaaaaaaaaaaaacaaagggacAACGACAGTAAtcatgaacaaggcagacaaaatatacgagACCAAGGTGCAATTCGAGAACAGAAAGCACTATAagcgtctcaaagcgccaatTGTGAAAATCACACAGGAAAaggttaatgacctcattaaccaATTACACGACGGCGAACACATTGacgacatgactaagaaatggcTTTTATTATACAAACTCCCAATCCCCCAGAATACCAATATTATACAGacttacaaaaatccacaaacctaacccggttggtagacccatcatctcgggttgtgacggcCCTACTGAACAAATATACTCATTTTTGaatacattgctccagcctatcgcacagaaacaattaaggatacagatagatagatagatagatagatacgtTTATTAAGACACTACATGGCAGTATAAACTGAATTGCgtagagaaaaacaattacagattatttacaaatgtatatactaaaaatcaataattaaaatatataaaactaagCTATTTACACATCTTCATAGTTTCACTAGTTTAGCGAGGGCCTATGCGAGTTGCGCTCCTTTCATAATGAATGACTCGGCAAAACGCTTGGTCTTGGCAACCGGGACTCTGAATTTCCTGGTTTTCCGTAGATTGTAATTGGGAATTATTATAGGTGGCACTAACTTGTTAAGTTTATTGTCAGGGTTTTCAGAGATAGCACAAAAGAGATTGATGGAAAGCTGTCTTTGGTGGTCCTGGATGGACTCTATACCCGCCTCGACAAGTGCTTCAGCATAGGAAAGCCCCGGATAGATGGTGAAAAGTGCGCGCTTTTGGATCCTTTCAAGCTCAGTTTGTAAGTACTGTGGCAATGAGAAATGAAAAACTGCACACGCATAGTCGAGTGATGAACGCACGCATGCGCAGTAGAAGGCTACAAGGTCCTGGGATGTCACTCGCGCACGTTTTAACTGCGTTAAAAAGTACAGCTTCCGTCCAGCATTTTTCACTAACTCCTCTACATGATCGTTCCAGGTCAGACTGTTGTTAATAATAACTCCAAGGAGTTTAGCCTTCTCTGTAACCGCGATCGAGCCTCCGTCCATAGTAACGGGGGAATTGCGGAGAAGCATGACTGAAAGAGATGACCAATTCTTTCGTCTTTTCCCGGTTCAGCTGGAAAAGGTTGTTTCCTGACCACTTGCTGATATGATCTACAGCTTGTTGGGCAAAACTGATTTGCCCTTTCTTGACGACTTCGGACACCGTGGTGTCGTCCACATATTTCCACAAATCAAATAGAGTGCTAGGAGGTGACAAGTCGTTGATCATTAACAGAAAGAGCCAGGGACCAAGTTTGGTCCCTTGTGGAACTCCGGATGGGATACTTCCCCACTCAGACCGACAGGCATTACTGAGTTTGACCCTCTGTGATCTGTCGGTGAGAAAGTTAATAATCCAATTGATGACACTGCGGGGGATATCAACCATCTTCAGCTTGGCTACCAGGGTCTTATGGTCGATCAAATCGAATGCTTTTCTATAGTCGAATAGGAGCACCCGCACTGCCGCACCATTTCCATCAGTCGCCTTTAGCCATGAGTGAATCACACTAATAAGGGCGAGAACAGTGGACGAGCCAGAGATTGTGCCAAACTGGTTGGGATCGGCTGTTTTCTCAAGGGCGGGCTTCACATATTCCAACACCACGAAATCTTCAGCTATTTTAGAAAGGGAAGCAGTGAGCGATATCGGCCTCAGCTCTTTCTTGGGGATCGCTACTTGCTTCACTTTAGGAAGGGGTGCGATGTCGGCTTTCTTCCAAACCGAGGGAAGTCTTTGCTCTTGGTATGAAGCGTTGAGAATATTCGTTACAGGTTCGTACAGCAGGTCGGCATATTCCCTTAGACACCAGTTGGCTAAACCATCTGGACCGGCAGCCTTGTGCTTGTTTAGATGCATCAAGTTTTTATGAACCTGAGAGGTGGATACTTCAAGGAATTCTGGATCTGTATCCTCAAGGGGAAGGTACAGGTCCTCG includes these proteins:
- the LOC136895852 gene encoding uncharacterized protein; this translates as MATWYTTEYFLIVSQENELVLDISTGTIGGDLVLSEARGKSSQLWRWDQEGRLVSKLGWVADMKGTNKEAGTVCHAWEASDDVNQKWHFKDNAIKSDVNDLVIDARTLPVSMCEVDGSLTQKWNFIPENLWADGRPVALSVKYFFIASQKNGLVLDISEGTKGVNLVLTEAHGKPSQLWRWDEDCRLVSKLGWVADIKEKKKKAGSVCYAWDAHDGLNQKWRVEEGAIKNSLNGLVIDATELSVTIQVAKEHTPSQKWYFIPENVWDDFKLVQSNPNPLNQAQFWKNLADNYLDVIIGYSIDDYEEKLRRAFEILDECSSKLDKVAKDTGIAKTVGGSAAIVGGGMAVAGLALSPITAGASLGLTIAGAATGVAGGVTSTSSSLVRLYGDKSEAKKIKKATAPLFHATLSLHGFLTEYINILEEAKEFLKKPEVEGVAKDAYTAEEVILAAGGVASKVYKIGEVVYTGIKYAKNATQLAAPGIKMPGKTIVAAGTTTAIALSGSLACIAIVFGIWDVATGAQKIKKGSQLAQEFRKSSESLKKESAKLIALYKELQ